From Mytilus edulis chromosome 8, xbMytEdul2.2, whole genome shotgun sequence, one genomic window encodes:
- the LOC139485414 gene encoding delta(14)-sterol reductase LBR-like yields the protein MVSSIIKENVPMLLMGLVLPFYIAAKMESENYTLLSFPTNWRPRLDLYVSVVYIAWLLCQWMLYLVNVGDVIPGPVLKQGKRLNYRLNGFFSLVVNIIGFLITTLCGFKVAVIFEKITELVTIACLVQFIISFILLFTQKTENLPEYNINTVANRGNILEDWLVGRSISPRIGFLDLKFVFARTGMSALALLNFSVLAKYYENNKTTNYTLLLAIAMILVYTADNLYNESNIVYIREMSRDGCGITLLVYLIGIPLEYGLIVSYVGTTKYELPWYCLVCIAVFFLLGYWTYRSSNNEKSLFRATPDDPRFKDYETITTASKTNLLVSGWWGISRHPNYMGDIIMHVAMSFAAGFTNVLPHLNAFLIVSMLLQRERMDFEECKNKYGDDWERYCKRVKWGVIPYIF from the exons ATGGTGTCCTCAATCATAAAAGAGAATGTGCCAATGCTATTGATGGGACTAGTCCTTCCATTTTATATTGCTGCAAAAATGGAATCT GAAAATTATACTTTGCTATCTTTTCCAACCAATTGGAGACCAAGGCTGGATCTATATGTCTCTGTTGTATATATCGCATGGCTGCTTTGTCAATGGATGTTGTATTTGGTAAATGTTGGAGATGTTATTCCTGGACCCGTGCTGAAACAAGGAAAGCGGCTAAATTATCGACTCAATG GTTTCTTTTCGTTGGTGGTCAATATAATAGGTTTCCTAATTACCACTTTATGTGGGTTTAAAGTTGCTGTTATATTTGAGAAGATAACAGAGCTTGTGACGATTGCCTGTCTGGTACAGTTTATAATAAGTTTTATACTACTTTTTACACAAAAGACAGAAAATTTGCCTGAATACAACATCAATACAGTTGCGAATAGGG GAAACATACTCGAAGATTGGCTAGTTGGAAGATCTATAAGTCCCCGCATAGGTTTCTTAGATTTGAAATTTGTGTTTGCCCGAACAGGCATGAGTGCATTAGCACTTTTGAATTTTTCCGTGTTGGCTAAGTATTATGAGAACAACAAGACGACCAACTACACACTTCTCTTAGCTATTGCAATGATACTTGTATATACGGCTGATAATCTGTACAATGAATCGAATATCGTGTACATCCGAGAGATGAGTCGAGATGGATGTGGCATTACTTTGCTAGTCTATTTGATCGGAATTCCACTTGAATATGGTTTGATAGTCAGCTATGTTGGAACAACCAAATATGAGCTCCCATGGTATTGTTTGGTGTGTATTGCCGTATTCTTTT TATTAGGATACTGGACATATAGGAGCAGCAACAACGAGAAATCTCTGTTCAGAGCAACTCCAGATGATCCACGATTCAAAG ATTATGAAACTATTACTACTGCATCTAAAACGAACTTGTTGGTGTCTGGATGGTGGGGGATATCTCGTCATCCAAATTACATGGGAGACATAATTATGCATGTCGCTATGAGTTTTGCTGCAG gtTTCACTAATGTACTTCCTCACTTGAACGCATTCTTGATTGTGTCAATGTTGTTGCAGCGAGAACGAATGGACTTTGAGGAATGTAAAAACAAATACGGCGATGATTGGGAAAGATATTGCAAGCGTGTCAAATGGGGAGTTATCCCTTATATCTTTTAA